The proteins below come from a single Methanothrix thermoacetophila PT genomic window:
- a CDS encoding GIY-YIG nuclease family protein, with amino-acid sequence MRGIYTLILGLEHVIRIRVGSIGEILFPEGYYAYTGSARGPGGFKRISRHVAVMNGDNSTRRWHIDYLLPHATLRDVITTATDMDLECEAAKRIGAYCISVPRFGCTDCRCPSHLHYSSSYTEMLSACRKAHRDLLRDL; translated from the coding sequence ATGCGCGGCATATACACCCTGATACTGGGACTGGAGCATGTGATCAGGATAAGGGTGGGCTCTATCGGCGAGATTCTGTTTCCGGAGGGATACTACGCGTACACCGGCTCTGCCCGCGGCCCGGGCGGCTTCAAACGGATATCCCGCCACGTCGCAGTGATGAACGGCGATAACTCCACACGCCGGTGGCATATCGATTATCTTCTTCCACATGCCACTCTGAGGGATGTGATCACCACAGCAACTGATATGGATCTCGAGTGCGAGGCTGCCAAGAGGATCGGTGCATATTGCATTTCCGTGCCGCGCTTTGGATGCACCGACTGCAGATGTCCGAGCCACCTGCATTACAGCTCGAGTTACACAGAGATGCTCTCTGCGTGCAGGAAAGCCCACAGAGATCTGCTGCGGGATCTCTGA
- the mmp10 gene encoding methyl coenzyme M reductase-arginine methyltransferase Mmp10 (Mmp10 (methanogenesis marker protein 10) is a cobalamin-requiring radical SAM methyltransferase that creates the methylarginine modification to methyl coenzyme M reductase.), whose product MEILADVGGRPGIDCGGFCTYCYFRGVKPVPPFGCKHCLPFRKGCDYCTRAIIEGYPGFKPLDAVVFDVAQASYGATPEKVTISGGGDLSCYPNLLKLVRILGQKNVPIHLGYTSGKGFKRGDEADELVDAGVREVSFTVFATDPELRRKYMHDKHPEAALSNLRIFCERCDVYAAAVLLKGVNDGEVLERTCQDLEDMGAKGLILMRFANHPEQGLILGNAPIIPGQDVHTVEEFRCIVTEMNQRYSIRITGTPLWDPETKAPFSLAHNTDRLRSLPELKRSATIVTGSIAAPLLERIFSALGRDVNVVATKKDVACLMTIDDLRDIDLSRVKRTVVIPGRMLAHEREVKKELSRDGIDRLIVRGPDRLTVDGEMSISMTEEEVIELELEAFAELIDEINALGV is encoded by the coding sequence ATGGAGATACTCGCAGATGTTGGCGGCAGGCCCGGCATCGATTGCGGTGGATTCTGTACCTACTGCTACTTCAGGGGCGTGAAGCCGGTTCCGCCCTTTGGCTGCAAGCACTGTCTTCCGTTCAGGAAGGGCTGCGATTACTGCACCAGGGCCATAATCGAGGGATACCCGGGCTTCAAGCCGCTTGATGCAGTGGTGTTCGATGTCGCCCAGGCCTCTTATGGAGCCACGCCGGAGAAGGTGACCATAAGCGGTGGCGGCGACCTGAGCTGCTATCCAAATCTTCTGAAACTCGTGAGAATTCTCGGCCAGAAGAATGTCCCGATACATCTGGGCTACACCAGCGGAAAGGGATTCAAGCGGGGCGACGAGGCGGATGAGCTTGTGGATGCGGGCGTCAGAGAGGTCTCCTTTACAGTCTTCGCAACAGATCCCGAGCTGAGACGAAAATACATGCATGACAAGCATCCAGAGGCAGCGCTCTCTAATCTGAGGATTTTCTGCGAGAGGTGTGATGTGTATGCAGCGGCGGTTCTGCTGAAGGGCGTGAACGACGGGGAGGTGCTCGAGCGAACATGCCAGGATCTTGAGGATATGGGAGCAAAGGGATTGATCCTGATGAGGTTTGCAAACCATCCTGAGCAGGGATTGATACTGGGAAATGCGCCCATCATCCCAGGGCAGGATGTCCACACCGTTGAGGAGTTCAGGTGCATTGTCACGGAGATGAATCAGAGGTACAGCATAAGGATAACCGGAACCCCACTCTGGGATCCGGAGACGAAGGCGCCATTCTCCCTTGCTCACAATACCGACAGACTCAGATCTCTCCCGGAGCTGAAGAGATCTGCAACGATCGTAACAGGATCAATTGCTGCTCCGCTGCTCGAGAGGATATTCTCTGCACTCGGTAGAGACGTGAATGTCGTCGCCACAAAGAAAGATGTCGCATGCCTCATGACGATCGATGATCTCAGGGACATAGATCTCTCCAGGGTTAAAAGGACCGTCGTCATTCCGGGAAGGATGCTTGCGCATGAGAGGGAGGTGAAAAAGGAGCTCTCGAGAGATGGGATCGACAGGCTGATAGTGAGAGGGCCGGACAGGCTCACGGTCGATGGCGAGATGAGCATCTCCATGACAGAGGAAGAGGTCATAGAGCTAGAGCTTGAGGCCTTCGCCGAGCTGATCGATGAGATCAACGCGCTCGGCGTGTAA
- a CDS encoding FmdE family protein, with protein MMRYVLSSICITLVLISCAFADDAMIQEIGVKAAEKAMSELSFQKGDENILVLTNAGYAIVSGMTTQKALKGITETAGCSHGDGNLFQVLRPHWKPLWFYFFDKNSKEALYLEVKPEALSMSLEELKAASDDAVFSKISKANVDLDYLLNNTDEGNRTFNEKLFNGNEFSLVGISNVWARNASFDFIQATSFHDHLCPGVTSGYMIAKYVERELPINSSAESYKVIAVPPWCKDDALQILWDATVGKSGIFVMALTDTEKNALKAKYNQSDVAGIFVRWNDTAKQGDALVLSFNWTRMYELTETKDWKGPSWAPKLVMDVRMMDYWDEPEIAVSVIKRFQVDQNMLAQLQNAGMHPLKVAGVM; from the coding sequence ATGATGAGATATGTTTTAAGTAGTATCTGCATCACCCTTGTCCTGATATCATGCGCGTTTGCAGACGATGCCATGATACAGGAGATTGGTGTCAAAGCTGCAGAGAAGGCGATGAGCGAGTTATCCTTCCAGAAAGGCGATGAGAACATACTTGTTTTGACGAATGCCGGTTATGCGATCGTCTCAGGCATGACCACCCAGAAGGCGCTGAAGGGCATTACTGAGACAGCAGGCTGCTCTCATGGCGACGGAAACCTCTTTCAGGTTCTAAGGCCGCATTGGAAGCCGCTGTGGTTCTACTTCTTCGATAAGAACAGCAAAGAGGCGCTGTATCTGGAAGTGAAGCCGGAGGCGCTCTCGATGAGTTTGGAGGAGTTGAAAGCTGCGTCGGATGATGCAGTCTTCTCAAAGATCTCAAAGGCAAATGTGGATCTCGATTACCTATTGAATAACACCGATGAAGGTAACAGAACTTTTAACGAGAAGCTCTTCAACGGGAACGAGTTCTCGCTTGTCGGCATCTCGAATGTGTGGGCGAGGAACGCCAGCTTTGACTTCATTCAGGCTACTTCATTCCATGATCATCTCTGCCCTGGAGTCACCAGTGGATACATGATCGCGAAATACGTGGAGAGGGAGCTGCCGATAAACAGCAGTGCCGAGAGCTACAAGGTGATAGCAGTGCCTCCATGGTGCAAGGATGACGCACTCCAGATTCTCTGGGATGCGACGGTCGGGAAGAGCGGCATCTTCGTCATGGCTCTGACGGACACGGAGAAGAATGCGCTCAAGGCGAAGTACAACCAGAGCGACGTTGCGGGGATATTCGTGAGATGGAATGATACCGCAAAGCAGGGGGATGCGCTGGTTCTGAGCTTCAACTGGACCAGGATGTACGAGCTCACGGAGACGAAGGACTGGAAGGGCCCATCCTGGGCGCCGAAGCTCGTGATGGATGTTCGCATGATGGACTACTGGGATGAGCCAGAGATCGCGGTGAGCGTTATAAAGAGATTCCAGGTTGACCAGAACATGCTGGCCCAGCTCCAGAACGCTGGCATGCATCCCCTGAAGGTTGCGGGAGTGATGTGA
- a CDS encoding ABC transporter substrate-binding protein has protein sequence MSRLVKILCTAMLISLLLPAVAEEIPVYTIADTTGDWGYPSPYLHYSRGPGYVRMSFIFDTLVWKDQNGFVPALAESWEYLKDENAYIFNLNPNAKWHDGEPFTADDVVFTINYIKEHPYQWVDSSTVDRAEKIDDHTVKIYLAKPYAPFLDQVAGTLPILPEHIYIDVTKPEDFQDAKALTGTGPFKLVDYNKAQGTYLYEANEDYYQGAPKVKQLKFVKLSEEMAGPALKRGEVDAAAVPPEVAEGLRGSFVVLEGAHDWLAKLMINHKKEPFSDVRFRQALAYSIDREKLVEIAQRGYGVPASPGLFAPDSEWYNPDVEQYAHDPEKAGELLKELGYEKKGVFFEKDGKTLEVELLVTSSNERAGELIKRDLEEAGIKVNMRSVDSKTLDNAVNEWNFDLALSGHGGMGGDPAILNKVITGSGFNSARYDNQELSDLLKREISEMDPEKRRELVNEIQEVYARELPALPLYYPTNYWAHDGKVDLFYTKNGVGSGVPIPLNKMAFLA, from the coding sequence ATGAGCAGGTTGGTAAAGATCCTCTGCACTGCCATGCTGATATCGCTTCTTCTGCCGGCAGTTGCAGAGGAGATACCGGTATACACGATAGCGGACACGACCGGGGACTGGGGGTACCCATCGCCGTACCTCCACTACTCCAGGGGTCCCGGATATGTGCGGATGAGCTTCATCTTCGATACCTTGGTCTGGAAGGACCAGAACGGCTTCGTGCCTGCGCTCGCAGAGAGCTGGGAGTATCTGAAGGACGAGAACGCGTACATCTTCAATCTGAATCCGAACGCGAAATGGCATGACGGCGAGCCATTCACAGCGGACGATGTGGTCTTCACGATCAACTACATAAAAGAGCATCCGTACCAGTGGGTCGACAGCAGCACTGTGGATAGGGCTGAGAAGATCGATGATCACACGGTTAAGATCTACCTGGCGAAGCCCTACGCCCCGTTCCTGGACCAGGTCGCAGGTACACTGCCGATCCTCCCGGAGCACATCTACATCGATGTGACGAAGCCGGAGGATTTCCAGGATGCGAAGGCGCTTACAGGCACAGGACCGTTCAAGCTTGTCGATTACAACAAGGCCCAGGGCACCTATCTGTACGAGGCTAATGAGGATTACTACCAGGGCGCTCCGAAGGTGAAGCAGCTCAAGTTCGTCAAGCTGAGCGAGGAGATGGCAGGGCCGGCGCTGAAGCGAGGCGAGGTCGATGCTGCGGCTGTGCCTCCAGAGGTCGCTGAGGGGCTCAGGGGCAGCTTCGTGGTTCTCGAGGGCGCGCACGACTGGCTCGCGAAGCTCATGATAAACCACAAGAAGGAGCCGTTCTCCGATGTCAGGTTCAGACAGGCTCTTGCGTATTCCATAGACAGGGAGAAGCTCGTTGAGATAGCCCAGCGCGGGTATGGTGTTCCTGCGAGCCCCGGCCTCTTCGCGCCTGACAGCGAGTGGTACAATCCGGATGTTGAGCAGTATGCCCATGATCCGGAGAAGGCGGGCGAGCTCCTGAAGGAGCTGGGGTATGAGAAGAAGGGGGTCTTCTTCGAGAAGGACGGAAAGACGCTGGAGGTTGAGCTTCTCGTCACATCGAGCAATGAGCGCGCTGGCGAGCTCATAAAAAGAGATCTGGAGGAGGCGGGCATAAAGGTCAACATGCGCAGCGTCGACTCGAAGACTCTTGATAACGCGGTCAACGAGTGGAACTTCGATCTCGCGCTCAGCGGGCACGGCGGAATGGGCGGAGATCCGGCGATACTGAACAAGGTGATCACAGGGTCTGGCTTCAACAGCGCCAGATACGATAACCAGGAGCTGAGTGATCTTCTCAAGAGGGAGATCTCGGAGATGGATCCGGAGAAGAGAAGAGAGCTGGTGAACGAGATACAGGAGGTCTACGCGAGAGAACTTCCAGCGCTCCCGCTCTACTACCCGACCAACTACTGGGCACACGACGGGAAGGTCGATCTCTTCTACACAAAGAACGGCGTTGGGAGCGGCGTGCCAATTCCGCTGAACAAGATGGCCTTCCTGGCCTGA
- a CDS encoding ATP-binding protein — protein MKILICGKGGSGKSTVSALLAREIAGRGTRVLVVDADESNFGIYRMLGFDQPKDFMESLGGKRALSERLMRFIRSERREALSIIPEEFQIKDIPPEVVVGDEMVKLVAIGKIHNFGEGCACPMGALAREFLEKLRTNGEYVIVDTDAGIEHFGRGVETGCDKIVAVIDPCYESVQLSEKIAEMGEKIGKDVFFIVNRIDEDSEDILDMIDRDRVIGVIPKRKDLFRASLTGGALPEIAIMGEIADRLIR, from the coding sequence ATGAAGATACTGATATGCGGCAAGGGCGGTAGCGGTAAGAGCACAGTTTCAGCTCTTCTCGCCAGGGAGATTGCTGGAAGGGGCACGAGGGTTCTTGTGGTCGATGCTGACGAGTCCAACTTCGGAATTTACAGGATGCTCGGCTTTGATCAGCCGAAAGACTTCATGGAATCCTTAGGAGGAAAGAGGGCGCTCAGTGAGAGACTGATGCGTTTCATCAGATCCGAACGGAGAGAGGCGCTGAGCATAATTCCAGAGGAGTTCCAGATAAAGGATATACCTCCGGAGGTCGTGGTTGGTGATGAGATGGTAAAGCTCGTCGCCATAGGCAAGATCCACAACTTCGGCGAAGGGTGCGCGTGCCCCATGGGCGCTCTCGCCCGGGAGTTTCTGGAGAAGCTCAGGACCAATGGAGAATATGTGATCGTCGATACAGACGCTGGAATAGAGCACTTTGGGAGGGGTGTGGAGACAGGCTGCGATAAGATCGTGGCTGTCATAGATCCATGCTACGAGTCTGTACAGCTATCTGAGAAGATAGCTGAGATGGGCGAAAAGATTGGAAAAGATGTGTTTTTCATCGTGAACAGAATCGATGAGGACTCTGAGGACATCCTGGATATGATCGACAGGGACAGGGTCATCGGCGTGATACCGAAACGTAAGGATCTATTCAGGGCAAGCCTGACCGGCGGAGCACTCCCAGAGATCGCGATAATGGGAGAGATCGCCGACAGGCTGATCAGATAG
- the tsaA gene encoding tRNA (N6-threonylcarbamoyladenosine(37)-N6)-methyltransferase TrmO, producing the protein MESEMVLRPIGVIHTPFTSRAEAPHQGRVSREICEIEIFPEFEDGLMDIEKCTHLIVLYWLDRADRTKLRAVPPHDGRVHGVFATRSPDRPNPVAFSVAELLSVEGRKLRVRGLDALDGTPLIDIKPYSAGIDCVPDARIGWWDEKEGVSA; encoded by the coding sequence ATGGAGAGCGAGATGGTACTAAGACCCATTGGGGTGATCCACACCCCCTTCACCAGCAGGGCCGAGGCGCCGCACCAGGGCAGGGTCTCCAGAGAGATCTGCGAGATCGAGATCTTTCCCGAGTTTGAGGATGGGCTGATGGATATTGAGAAATGCACGCATCTCATAGTGCTTTACTGGCTGGACAGAGCAGACAGAACGAAGCTCAGAGCTGTACCGCCTCATGACGGCCGTGTCCATGGGGTCTTTGCGACACGATCTCCTGATCGGCCGAATCCGGTGGCATTCAGCGTAGCGGAGCTGTTATCTGTGGAGGGGAGGAAGCTGCGGGTGAGAGGCCTGGATGCCCTCGACGGCACGCCGCTGATCGACATAAAACCATATTCTGCTGGGATCGATTGCGTTCCTGATGCGAGGATCGGGTGGTGGGATGAGAAGGAAGGAGTGAGCGCATGA
- a CDS encoding NAD(P)/FAD-dependent oxidoreductase, with the protein MRKMKFDVAVVGASPAGLSAAASSARTDARTVLIDRDLTSVPNANTIFEGMASAACLNVEPFSIHQVRGMRLISPSGHSLEIDAGGHFLDRKGFYAHYLNSAADYGAEIIESEVRSVSRSADGMELFLSTGDVIDARIVIDAAGVDSQLASSLGIKTMRHPDDVAWAIEVDVRHPGIGEEDRFEYWVGSIAPGWKATFSPAGEDMATLGVFVRRHGRDVQRFLETFLKKFISRRAGSHPGLERMRILGTRRGGDPIAVLPGRIVDDGIMVTGGAAAQSGLAYSMRAGEICGDVAGRAALERDPSRERLSEYSRRWWRELGFEYILGRASLERLRSMSDDEIDRLFISLSGRNLLVPGGLWRKSANAAFQLTKAMPSMLPRFLLNLLRF; encoded by the coding sequence ATGAGAAAGATGAAGTTCGATGTTGCTGTTGTTGGCGCCTCGCCAGCAGGTCTCTCTGCTGCAGCAAGCTCTGCCCGCACCGACGCGAGGACAGTGCTCATTGACAGGGATCTCACATCGGTGCCCAATGCCAACACCATCTTTGAGGGGATGGCGTCTGCTGCATGCCTGAATGTGGAGCCATTCTCCATTCACCAGGTCAGAGGCATGCGGCTGATATCTCCATCGGGCCACAGCCTTGAGATCGATGCGGGGGGCCACTTCCTGGACAGGAAGGGGTTTTACGCTCACTACCTGAATTCCGCAGCAGATTATGGAGCAGAGATCATCGAATCAGAAGTCAGGTCTGTATCTAGATCCGCGGATGGAATGGAGCTTTTTCTGTCCACAGGAGATGTGATCGATGCCAGGATCGTCATAGATGCTGCGGGTGTGGATTCACAGCTCGCATCGTCTCTGGGAATCAAAACCATGCGTCACCCCGATGACGTGGCCTGGGCGATTGAGGTCGATGTGCGCCATCCGGGCATCGGCGAGGAGGACCGGTTCGAGTACTGGGTGGGGAGCATAGCTCCTGGATGGAAGGCCACGTTCTCTCCAGCAGGTGAAGACATGGCCACGCTGGGAGTCTTTGTTAGACGACACGGAAGAGATGTCCAGAGGTTTCTGGAAACGTTCCTGAAGAAATTCATTAGCAGAAGGGCAGGGTCACATCCCGGCCTGGAGCGAATGAGGATCCTGGGGACCAGGCGGGGTGGTGACCCGATCGCCGTACTTCCAGGAAGGATTGTTGATGATGGTATAATGGTCACAGGCGGGGCTGCAGCCCAAAGCGGGCTTGCGTACTCGATGCGTGCGGGTGAGATATGTGGAGACGTTGCAGGCAGAGCAGCTCTGGAAAGGGATCCATCCAGGGAGCGACTCTCAGAGTACAGCAGGAGGTGGTGGCGGGAGCTTGGTTTTGAGTACATCCTTGGGAGAGCATCGCTTGAGCGTCTCAGATCGATGAGCGATGATGAGATCGACAGGCTCTTTATTTCCCTTTCCGGCAGGAATCTGCTGGTGCCTGGAGGTCTGTGGAGAAAGAGCGCGAATGCAGCTTTTCAGCTGACAAAAGCCATGCCAAGCATGCTGCCGCGATTTCTTCTCAATCTGCTCCGGTTTTGA